AATCACCGCAGAAATGAGGCTCAGATAGCCTGATGGCCCAGATAAAGCCCCTTGGCAGGTGGGGGGCGATGGGCGAAGCGTAACCGCCGTGGCGTGCCATATCTTAGAGAGCCACGGCGGAGATTTCTTCGTGATCGAAGCGAGGAATTAGGTGTATTCCTGCTTCGTTGGCTTGATGATCAATTCTGCAACGTGCGCTCGCGGTGGAAGGTGACAGATCGCCAGAACCACTTCACTGAAGTCTTCCGGCTGCAGCATGCGGGCACGGTGCTCTTCGGTGACTGGGTTGGGTCGCTGAGCGAGGATCGGCGTGTCGACTTCACCTGGGTAGATGTTCGTGATGCGAACACCATCAACGGCGACTTCGTTGCCGGCCGCGGTGCCGAGAGCGGTCATGGCGAACTTCGAAGCACAATAGGCGATGCCGCCGAGGGCATAGGCCCGTTTGCCCGAGATCGACGAGATGTTGATGATCAGGCCATCCTTCTTTTCACGCATCGAAGGCAACGCTGCGTACATCAGGTTGTAGCCACCGGTGGCGTTGATCTGCATGACCTGGTCCCACTGCTCTGGCGTCATCTCGGCCATGCTGCGGGTCTTGATATTCACACCGGCGGCGTTCACCAGGATATCGACTGGGCCGAGCGTCTTGGTGACGAAGTCGAACAGTCCGTTCACGCTGGCTCGATCGGCGACGTCGACGCTGTGGCAATGGATTTCCGCTTCGCTTTCGCCAGCGACTTGTTCCAGTACTTCAAAGCGACGGCCAGCGATGGCGACCTGGGCCCCATCGGCGGCGAGAGCCAGGGCAATGGCCTTGCCGATACCACTTCCACCACCAACAACCAGGGCAACTTTACCTTCTAACGACATCAGCGACCGCCTTCCAATATTTGACTTCCAGGGATGCGAAACGGGGATTTGAGGGTCGAAGCATGGGTGAAATCGACCCGTTTCCCACGGAGCCAGACGCACGAAGGTCCATTTTGTGGACAAAGACCCGTCGGATGGGGCCGGAGGGGTCGCCTTTTGCGGCTGGCGGTTTGCCGTTATCCTAAACGCTGCGCAATCGTTAGAAAATCGGTTGTGTGAACGTCATCAATTCGACCAAGACTTATTTCCCCCAGGGTTAAGAGCAATGGGACTATTCACGGGTAAGAAGGGCCTGATCGTCGGCGTCGCGAACGATCGATCGATCGCATGGGGAATCGCGCAGAAGATCATGGAAGAAGGTGGTGAATGTGGCTTCACCCATCTGCCCGATAAACCAGAAGACGAACGCCAGAAGAATCGCCGTCGCGTCTCGAAGCTGACCGATGAGTACGATAACGCCAAGTTCCTGGTCCCGCTCGACGTTCAGTCGGACGAAAACATCGCCGAAGTGATGAAGACCACTGAAAGCGAACTGGGCAAGATCGACTTCCTGTTGCATTCGGTTGCTTTCGCCACGATCGAAGACATCCGCGTGCCAACGGTTCAGTGCAGCCGCGATGGTTTCAAGCTGGCCATGGATATCAGCGCTTACAGCCTGATCGCCCTGACTAACGCCGCTCGCCCACTGTTCAACGAAGGGGCTTCGGTTTGTGCGATGACCTACTTCGGTGGCGAAAAGGCCGTGCCCGGCTACAACATGATGGGTGTCTGCAAGGCAGCCTTGGACAGTATCGTGAAGTATCTGTCGTTTGATATGGGTGCCTACAGTGTTCGTGTCAACGCGATCAGTGCCGGTCCTTTGAAGACGCTGGCCGCCAGTGCCGTCGGGTCGAAGGAAATGGAAGATCTGTACGCCGCTGTTTCGCCGCTCAACCGTAATATCTCGATGGAAGAAGTGAGCAACTCCGGTGCGTTCCTGCTGTCGGACATGGCCAGTGGTATCACCGGCGAAATCCTGCACGTCGATGCTGGTTACAACATCATGGGCAGCCCAGGCCGTATGGCGGGCGAGTACATGAAGCTGAAGAAGGAAGCGGAGGGGAAATAGTCCCCCC
The nucleotide sequence above comes from Bremerella sp. JC817. Encoded proteins:
- a CDS encoding enoyl-ACP reductase, encoding MGLFTGKKGLIVGVANDRSIAWGIAQKIMEEGGECGFTHLPDKPEDERQKNRRRVSKLTDEYDNAKFLVPLDVQSDENIAEVMKTTESELGKIDFLLHSVAFATIEDIRVPTVQCSRDGFKLAMDISAYSLIALTNAARPLFNEGASVCAMTYFGGEKAVPGYNMMGVCKAALDSIVKYLSFDMGAYSVRVNAISAGPLKTLAASAVGSKEMEDLYAAVSPLNRNISMEEVSNSGAFLLSDMASGITGEILHVDAGYNIMGSPGRMAGEYMKLKKEAEGK
- a CDS encoding SDR family oxidoreductase — its product is MSLEGKVALVVGGGSGIGKAIALALAADGAQVAIAGRRFEVLEQVAGESEAEIHCHSVDVADRASVNGLFDFVTKTLGPVDILVNAAGVNIKTRSMAEMTPEQWDQVMQINATGGYNLMYAALPSMREKKDGLIINISSISGKRAYALGGIAYCASKFAMTALGTAAGNEVAVDGVRITNIYPGEVDTPILAQRPNPVTEEHRARMLQPEDFSEVVLAICHLPPRAHVAELIIKPTKQEYT